In one Lycorma delicatula isolate Av1 chromosome 5, ASM4794821v1, whole genome shotgun sequence genomic region, the following are encoded:
- the LOC142324838 gene encoding uncharacterized protein LOC142324838 → MTRCIVMMQHSIVFDSWCQGLHKNWRDLQKEFQLLPMVTDTIPKIKRKTQLEKELKELEKDIEIVERNPLIYVNENRKLNQYCNDYNWDGDVQKEMNKKFVQCSCRKQSVWFASLLLNNYKNLFNND, encoded by the exons atgacaaggtgcattgtcatgatgcagcattcaATTGTCTTTGATAGCTGGTGTCag ggTTTACATAAGAATTGGCGTGATCTACAAAAGGAATTTCAGTTATTACCTATGGTAACTGACACAATaccaaaaattaaacgtaaaactCAGCTGGAAAAAGAATTGAAAGAACTtgaaaaagatattgaaataGTCGAAAGAAATCcgttaatatatgtaaatgaaaatagaaaactgAATCAATATTGTAATGATTATAATTGGGATGGTGATGTAcagaaggaaatgaataaaaaatttgtgcaGTGTTCTTGTAGGAAACAATCTGTGTGGTTTGCatctttattattgaataattataaaaatttgtttaacaatgattaa